Below is a window of Lacibacter sp. H407 DNA.
TAAACAGGTACACCTTGTTGATCTATTTTTTTACATACCAGAAGCTGATTCTTGCTCTTCAGCATTTTGAATTGGCCTACTCTGCACACATAAATATCCAGCAGTCCATCGTTATTAATATCTACAACCGAAACGCCGGTGCTCCATCCGCTATCCTGTGGAACAGCAGCTGCCTTTGTGACATCTTCAAACTTCAACCCGCCTTTGTTTATATATAATTTATTCTCTCCCTGGTTTGCAGCAAAGAACAGATCGATCAAACCATCGTTATTAAAATCACCTGCACCAACACCGGCACCGTTGTAATAATACATGTAAGAGAAAAGATTAAACGCTGGTGTTGGTTTTAGTTGGTTTGTGAAATCTATACCAGTTTGCTTACTGCCGAGTGATTCAAAAAAAGGAGATTCGATCTTCTTATCCGAACAGGAAAACAGAAGTAACAGCAGCATCACTGCACCGCCATGATACAATTGCACAATTCTATTCCTGTTACGTTTCTGCTTCATCCTTTGTTACTATTCATCAGTGCTGTTGCGTGAACGTCACTGATTCGCATTTAATTTATATAATACAGGGAAATCATTGTTCTCGAGAAAAAGTACATGTGTTTCATTTTTGAATTTCAATGAAACAATATCTCTTGTTTGTCCGTACAAATTCAATCCCGACTTTGTGATGGGCATATAAATGAAACTGCCTTTCCTGTCGTTGATCAACACCTGCCCATAACTTGCATCGAGCCTGCAGAATTGCGGTAGCATACCAAAGAAATTACCTGCAGCAACAATATCCACAAAGCCATCGTTGTTGATGTCAATCAATTGAATGGCGTTTACTGATGAGAGTTGTACTTCATACGGAAGTGTTTTTATCGTAAAGTTGCCTTTACCATCGTTATACGCAATGCACGACGCCGTATACTTCACTTGCTTTACCACAGCATCATTCAGTTCTTTGCCAAAAAGTTCCTGAATTGTTTTTGATGCAAAGTCCTGGTGTTTCAAATTGAGTTTTTTTAACGATGGTACCTGATCAGTTACTTCACGTTTCATAAACACCGGTACATCTTTTCCGTTGTAGGTTCGGGTAAGCATTTTGTCAGCAATGCCATTCTGATCAAAATCTTTCATCCATAATTTAACCGGGCTTTCTGTTGTTGCATTGAGATAAAAATTTTCACCGAGATTGCCGAGCACAAAATCAATATCTCCGTCTTTATCAACATCAGCAGCAGCCATTGCTTGCCACCAACCGGGCAATGCTTCCAATCCGGTTTTGAGTTCTGTGAATTGTTTCCCGTTATATGTAAACACACGTGGGCTTATCCATTCACCTGTAATGATCAGTTCCTTTCGCTGATCGTTGTTAACATCTTCTACAACTGCTGCGGTGATCATACCTGCACCTGAAAAAACAGGAGCTACAGCATCTGTTACATCTGTAAAATTTCCCTGTCCGTCATTTCGCAACAAAAAACTATTAGGGCTCTCTCCATAATTCTGTGGTATGCTTCGGCTGCCAATAAAGAGGTCAATATGTCCGTCGCCATCATAATCAAATGGAACAGCGGCTCCGCAATTTGTATTGATGATAGGAAGTGCGCCACGTTTTAAACTGAAATTCCCTTTTCCATCATTTACAAATAACTGATTCTGATAACCACCTGCGGACGCAGCAGAGAAGTTTCCGCCACCACCTGTAAAGAGATCTGCATCTCCATCTTTATCGCAATCAAAAAAGAAGGCAACGGTTACATCATTGAAAGCAAATGTTTTAAAATCGGCAGTTTCCTTCTTTACAAGTCCGTTTGCTGTTTGCAGGTATAATTGTGCGGGTTGATTTCTTGCTCCACCGATATATACATCATCCAATCCATCACCATTTACATCGGCTGTGGCAGCTTTCGGACCTTGTGTTGAAAGCATGAACGGAATATTTCGTTCATAGAAAAAATCAACATGTTCATCTTCGGTATGTTTTTCAAAACGATGTTGCACTTGCTCAAAAAGATACTGGTGTGCAACATCAGCAGCCGGAACAAACTGTTTCGTTGCAGCAGCAGAGTAAGTAATGTTGTGAGATTGATTAATTGCCGGTTTGATGATCGATGTAGTTGTTCGGTTGGGCCATGTAATTAAAATGGAATCGATCGTTGATTTACCCAAGCCGATGGTTTGCTTGTAATCGATCGATGATTGAAAGCCGCGGCTGGGAATTACTTCTCTTGTAATGATTTGATCGCCTTGAAAAATCCGGATCGTACTGCCTATACCAAATGTATTGGGTACTTCATAGTTTACTGAAACAGCTACATAGTTATTTTTATTTTTTTCCCGGCTGCCATTCCTGTAAACCATTGCTTCCTGATTTACATTGTTGATGATAAGATCAAGATCACCATCGTTATCCAGATCTGCATAAGCAGCTCCGTTAGAAAAGCTTGGTTTGGAAAACCCCCACTCTTCGCCTGCATCATTGAACCGAAGATTTCCTGTATTTCGGTATGCTTTATTCGGAATTGGATTCGATGGCATTTTACTGATGATGTTACTCACTTCTTCTTTCTTACCTGTCCGCACCATTTGTTGCGCCACTTCGTTTGCAAAGAAGTCGATAAAATCCTGATCGGTCACATCATAATAAATTCCGTTACAAACAAAAATATCTACCAATCCATCGTTGTCTGCATCAAACAGCAACGCACCCCAGCTCCAGTCACTATCCGCTACTCCACTATAAAATGCTGTTTCATAAAATTTACCTTTTTTGTTATTAACCTGTAAAGCGTTTTGTGTGTACTGATTGTAAAAACCTTGTTTGAGTTTCAGTTGAAACACGTCATAACTTTCAAAGGAAGAATTTGCACGTAAACGATAGTCATCGCCGGGTAACATATCGGTTGTAAAAATATCGGGATACCCATCATTGTTGATGTCCTGCATATCGGCACCCATCGATGAAAGGCTGGTGTGTTGTATGCGTTCTTCCAGTTCATCTTTAAATGTCCCGTTGCGTTGATTGATGTATAAATAATCCCGTTCAAAAAAATCGTTCGATACATACACATCAGGATACCCATCTTCATTTACATCGCCAACTGTTACACCAAGTCCGAGACTGATAAGGCTTCCATGGATGCCTGCTTCCTTGGTTATTTCAATAAACTTCCCACTATCATTCCGATAAAAATGATCGCCGCCGGGTTTTAAAAAATCTGCAACCTGCCAATCTTTTGCAGGAAGATCACGCATGCTTGCATAGTTGAGTGTATTTACAGGGATGGGGCTGTTGTTTACAATAAAGCAATCGAGATCACCATCAAGATCGTAATCAAAAAAGGAAGCATGAGTGCTGTATCCATCATTATCCAATCCGTATTCTGCAGCACGTTCTGTAAACGTAAGATCTTTGTTGTTGATGAATAACTGGTTTCTGCGTAATGAAGAATCGAACATATTACCTGCGTTGCAAACATAAATGTCGAGCCAGCCATCAGCATTCAGATCAACAAGTACAACTCCGGTGCTCCATTGTTTTTTTTCTGTAAAGCCTGCTTTTGCAGACACATCTTCAAACTGAAAATTTCCTTTGTTGAGATAGAGTTGATTGTTTCCCTGATTGGACGTAAAGAAAACTTCCGGCAATCCATCATTGTTCAAATCACCAGTTGCAACACCGCCACCATTGTAAAAATTACGATACGTGAAAATGTTGAAGTCTTTGTTATTAGTGAGTTTGTTTTCAAATTTGATCCCTGTGTTGGCCTCTAAGGAAAAGAGTGTATCTGCTTTCCTTTTATTACAGGATAGCTGTAGAATAACAAACAAAAACGGTACTACTATTTTTATATTCATCATCCTTCAAACAAGTTGCTTTAGCAATACAAGATAAAACTGTTCATGTTGCTATGAACAGGAAGTAAAAAATTTTCAAAAAAAGAGGCCGCCAAAATTAGCGACCTCGTTCCCTATTGATTATGACAAAAACTAATAACCAAAATTCTGTTTCAGATTAGGATTTGAAGACAACGCAATGTTCGGTAACGGGAATACTACTTTAAAAGCTTCAGATGCATTAGGACGCTCCTGAACAGGGCTATTAAATATTCCAAAACGAATCATGTCATTTCTTCTCCAGCCTTCCAGGTACAACTCACGACCACGTTCTGCGATCAAAGTATTTAATGTTACCGATGCCAAAACACTTGCATTACGTTTGGTTCTGATATCATTGACAATTGCCAAAGGAGTTTCAGGTGATGTACCACCTCTTAAGACCGCTTCTGCTTTCATCAAACGAACATCAGAAAGACGCAGGAACACAAAATCATTTGTACTTCCAAATCCACCATCGTTGATAGTAGCCGGATTTAATGGAAATTTATTTGTACGGATACCGCTTGCCTCTCCGTTAAAGAAGATACTTACGTTTCTTGTGAACACCAATGGATTGTTACTTCTGTCTTTCAGATCAACCAGTGGATTACCGATACGCTGTCCCTGAGGTCCACGAACCTGACCAACGTTAAAACCAGCTTTGGTACCTACCTGATCAGTAAAGCCTGGAAGCGTTGTGCTCTTACGAACATCCGCATCTTCAAAGCTGTCATAAAAATCAGAAAGTGTTGTAAATCCGTTCCAGCCCGATGGTGTTTGGTTATAATGTCCTCCCATGGCTGTTGCCCATACCACATTTATACCATCACTGTTTCTTCTTACAAAAATGTTTTCAGAAGAAGTTGAATTATTCGTCCAAACAAAGTTGTCCCAATAATTTGTTTCGATCTGTAACAAAGGATTAGCCGCAACATTATTGCAATACTCAATTACTTTGTTCATATCGGCTGCTGCGAATGTGTAAGGACCGGCAGGTGTTTCAGGATTCGCCTTATACACTGCCTTATTCAAATACAATTTCGCTAACAATGTCCAGGCCGCTTCTTTTGTAGCAAGATGCCTGTTTGTTCCGGTATAAGCAGGTAAACCGGCAACTGCTGATTCCAGTTCAAGAATAATTGTATCGATAGCTTGTGCACGTGGAACAACATTTGGAATGCTGCTTGCAGGTGCAGTTGCAGGTCTTGTTTGCATTTGACCAAATGCATCGATCATCAAGAAACGGAAGTATGAACGAAGGAATTTACCTTCAGCTTGTGCCTGTCCGGTCAATAATTCAGCAGCAAGCGTTGTTTGGAATAATGCACCGTTCAAACCATTCCATACGTTGTTGATCTGGTTGTGATCTCCAGCCCATGTATGAAGGTGCAAACGACGCCATGTACCAAAATCATCCCAGTCGGTACCACGTGTTGGTCCTAACAGTTCATCGGTTGTATGCTCATTCAATGCATACCAGTTTTCCTGGCTGATCAATTGGTTCAAGGAACCATAAACAGACGAGATGGTTGGAGGTGTTGGTGCACCATCCTGCTTAGGAGGAGCAACAGACTCGTTGCCTCCCAACTCGGGCTCCAGCTTTGTACACGAAGAGGCAAACAAAGCAAAAGCAACGGCTACACCTGCAACATAACTTTTCATATTTGTTTTCATTCTAATGAATTTTTTAATTTAAAATCAGAATCCAACATTTACACCCATTGATACAATGCGTGGTCTTGGATAGTTTGTATAATCAAAACCACGTGATGGTACACCACTGATGCTCTTATCAACATTCACTTCAGGATCTATACCGGAATACTTCGTAAACAAAGCAAGGTTTTGACCCGATACAAAAAGTGAAAGCATTTTCACCACTTTGCTGTTCTTCATGTTGAATGCATAGCTCAGGTTTACGTTTGAAAGACGGATAAAATCGCCTTTCTCAAGAAAACGGGTTGAAACACTACCGGGGTTGAATGGATTTTCAGGACTTGTTCCGGCAGCATTCGTTACGTTACGCCCGTTTCTCAAACTTCCTTTTAAGAACAAGGCATTGGCCGTATTGTTATAAACGTAAAAATCAGCTACAGAGTTCATGAAAACACTCAAACTCCAGTTGCCAAACGTGAAATTGTTTGTAAGA
It encodes the following:
- a CDS encoding VCBS repeat-containing protein — encoded protein: MNIKIVVPFLFVILQLSCNKRKADTLFSLEANTGIKFENKLTNNKDFNIFTYRNFYNGGGVATGDLNNDGLPEVFFTSNQGNNQLYLNKGNFQFEDVSAKAGFTEKKQWSTGVVLVDLNADGWLDIYVCNAGNMFDSSLRRNQLFINNKDLTFTERAAEYGLDNDGYSTHASFFDYDLDGDLDCFIVNNSPIPVNTLNYASMRDLPAKDWQVADFLKPGGDHFYRNDSGKFIEITKEAGIHGSLISLGLGVTVGDVNEDGYPDVYVSNDFFERDYLYINQRNGTFKDELEERIQHTSLSSMGADMQDINNDGYPDIFTTDMLPGDDYRLRANSSFESYDVFQLKLKQGFYNQYTQNALQVNNKKGKFYETAFYSGVADSDWSWGALLFDADNDGLVDIFVCNGIYYDVTDQDFIDFFANEVAQQMVRTGKKEEVSNIISKMPSNPIPNKAYRNTGNLRFNDAGEEWGFSKPSFSNGAAYADLDNDGDLDLIINNVNQEAMVYRNGSREKNKNNYVAVSVNYEVPNTFGIGSTIRIFQGDQIITREVIPSRGFQSSIDYKQTIGLGKSTIDSILITWPNRTTTSIIKPAINQSHNITYSAAATKQFVPAADVAHQYLFEQVQHRFEKHTEDEHVDFFYERNIPFMLSTQGPKAATADVNGDGLDDVYIGGARNQPAQLYLQTANGLVKKETADFKTFAFNDVTVAFFFDCDKDGDADLFTGGGGNFSAASAGGYQNQLFVNDGKGNFSLKRGALPIINTNCGAAVPFDYDGDGHIDLFIGSRSIPQNYGESPNSFLLRNDGQGNFTDVTDAVAPVFSGAGMITAAVVEDVNNDQRKELIITGEWISPRVFTYNGKQFTELKTGLEALPGWWQAMAAADVDKDGDIDFVLGNLGENFYLNATTESPVKLWMKDFDQNGIADKMLTRTYNGKDVPVFMKREVTDQVPSLKKLNLKHQDFASKTIQELFGKELNDAVVKQVKYTASCIAYNDGKGNFTIKTLPYEVQLSSVNAIQLIDINNDGFVDIVAAGNFFGMLPQFCRLDASYGQVLINDRKGSFIYMPITKSGLNLYGQTRDIVSLKFKNETHVLFLENNDFPVLYKLNANQ
- a CDS encoding RagB/SusD family nutrient uptake outer membrane protein codes for the protein MKTNMKSYVAGVAVAFALFASSCTKLEPELGGNESVAPPKQDGAPTPPTISSVYGSLNQLISQENWYALNEHTTDELLGPTRGTDWDDFGTWRRLHLHTWAGDHNQINNVWNGLNGALFQTTLAAELLTGQAQAEGKFLRSYFRFLMIDAFGQMQTRPATAPASSIPNVVPRAQAIDTIILELESAVAGLPAYTGTNRHLATKEAAWTLLAKLYLNKAVYKANPETPAGPYTFAAADMNKVIEYCNNVAANPLLQIETNYWDNFVWTNNSTSSENIFVRRNSDGINVVWATAMGGHYNQTPSGWNGFTTLSDFYDSFEDADVRKSTTLPGFTDQVGTKAGFNVGQVRGPQGQRIGNPLVDLKDRSNNPLVFTRNVSIFFNGEASGIRTNKFPLNPATINDGGFGSTNDFVFLRLSDVRLMKAEAVLRGGTSPETPLAIVNDIRTKRNASVLASVTLNTLIAERGRELYLEGWRRNDMIRFGIFNSPVQERPNASEAFKVVFPLPNIALSSNPNLKQNFGY